GTCGAAACCAATCGGGATGCCAAGAAAATGAAAGTTGCTCTCCTCCACTTTACAAGAAAGTAAAAAATAAGCCGCTTCCAAAAAAGAATTGCTATTGTTTATACCAATCAACTTACTCTTGTGATAATTAATTCCAAGGCCCGAGACAAGTTCAAAATCTCTAAGAACCGCTTTAATTGCCCAAACATGCTTCCAAGTGCCTTCTCCCACAATtaaagtatcatccgcaaattgaaggatatTCACCCAACAAGAACCTTTAATATCAAATCTTCCAAACTCTCCAACTTGTATGGATTTTCTCACAAGCCCCGTTAGCCCTTCCGCCACTATGACATAGAGAAAAGGTGAAAGCGGATCACCTTGTCTCAATCCTCTACAAACATCAAACTCTTTGGTAGAACTCCCATTGACAAGGATCGACATTTTGCtatattgaaaattaataattccATCCGCTCCATACACCTACTACCAAACCCCATTCTTTTCAACATATACCTCAAAAAATACCAACTAACTTTGTCATAGGCCttctcaaaatccactttaaaaagTAAACAATTCTCTCCTTCTTTTCTAGCATAATCCACTACTTCGTTCGTCACTAGAACACCATCCAACAATTGTCTTCCGGATACAAAAGCGCTTTGGCAAGTAGATATGATCGAATTAAGCACCTTTTTTAACCTCCCCGCCAAGAGTTTGGCCACCACTTTATACATACATCCCACCAAACAAATTGGTCTATACTCATCCAAACC
The Vicia villosa cultivar HV-30 ecotype Madison, WI linkage group LG6, Vvil1.0, whole genome shotgun sequence genome window above contains:
- the LOC131613886 gene encoding uncharacterized mitochondrial protein AtMg01250-like; translation: MSILVNGSSTKEFDVCRGLRQGDPLSPFLYVIVAEGLTGLVRKSIQVGEFGRFDIKGSCWVNILQFADDTLIVGEGTWKHVWAIKAVLRDFELVSGLGINYHKSKLIGINNSNSFLEAAYFLLSCKVEESNFHFLGIPIGFDPRKESTWNALLVKMKKRLGGW